One segment of Dehalococcoidia bacterium DNA contains the following:
- a CDS encoding CoA transferase — MQRPLEGIRVLDLTIWQQGTYASAVLADLGADVIKIEETVSGDPGRHFWIAKESGLSAYFEAHNRGKRSIALDLKHPRGNDVFMALAQHADAFLSNYRINAIERLGLDYDSVSKANPRIVYVQASGFGHLGEERDGGAFDLLAQARGGIMSRTGEPDDPPLPAGAPIADQVGALHACVALLTGILGRNATGRGMKLDTSLLGSEVSLQAFDITNYLFSGVLPKRSDRGGSRPFWRVYRGGDGKWFVIGMLLDRAWKDVCEVVGRPDLCDDDRFDTFAKRTTSGTHELIALLDDVFASAPAREWIDRLNAVGMFSAPVQDYADIAQDPQVIANAYVHEVPHAGREPVRMAGSGMAIDGEPVRIERLAPGHGEHTEEVLLEAGYSWDEITSLREDGIIGPKHNAVT, encoded by the coding sequence ATGCAACGCCCGCTCGAAGGCATTCGCGTCCTGGACCTGACGATCTGGCAGCAGGGCACATACGCATCGGCGGTGCTGGCCGACCTCGGCGCGGACGTAATCAAGATCGAGGAGACGGTATCCGGCGACCCCGGGCGGCACTTCTGGATCGCGAAAGAGAGCGGGCTGAGCGCCTACTTCGAGGCGCACAACCGCGGCAAGCGGTCGATCGCGCTGGACCTGAAGCATCCGCGCGGAAACGACGTGTTCATGGCGCTCGCGCAGCATGCTGACGCCTTCCTCAGCAACTACCGCATCAACGCCATCGAACGGCTTGGTCTCGACTACGACTCGGTGTCGAAGGCGAACCCGCGCATCGTGTACGTGCAGGCGTCGGGCTTCGGCCACCTGGGCGAAGAACGCGACGGCGGCGCGTTCGACCTGCTGGCGCAGGCGCGCGGCGGCATCATGAGCCGCACGGGCGAGCCGGACGACCCGCCGCTGCCCGCAGGCGCGCCGATCGCCGACCAGGTGGGCGCGTTGCACGCGTGCGTCGCCTTGCTGACGGGGATCCTCGGGCGCAACGCGACCGGACGCGGCATGAAGCTCGATACGTCGCTTCTGGGCAGCGAGGTGTCCCTGCAGGCGTTCGACATCACGAACTACCTGTTCAGCGGCGTGCTGCCGAAACGGTCGGACCGCGGCGGCTCGCGGCCGTTCTGGCGCGTCTACCGCGGCGGTGACGGCAAGTGGTTCGTCATTGGCATGCTGCTGGACCGCGCGTGGAAGGACGTCTGCGAGGTCGTCGGCCGGCCGGACCTGTGCGACGACGACCGTTTCGACACGTTCGCCAAGCGGACGACGAGCGGCACGCACGAACTGATCGCGCTGCTCGACGATGTGTTCGCCAGCGCGCCCGCCCGCGAGTGGATCGACCGGCTGAACGCCGTCGGCATGTTCTCCGCGCCGGTGCAGGACTATGCGGATATCGCGCAGGATCCGCAGGTGATCGCGAACGCGTACGTACACGAAGTGCCACACGCCGGGCGCGAACCCGTGCGCATGGCCGGCAGCGGCATGGCGATCGACGGCGAGCCGGTGCGGATCGAGCGCCTGGCGCCCGGACACGGCGAGCACACCGAGGAAGTGTTGCTCGAAGCAGGCTATTCGTGGGACGAGATCACGTCGCTGCGCGAGGACGGCATCATCGGCCCGAAGCACAACGCCGTAACGTAG
- a CDS encoding LLM class flavin-dependent oxidoreductase encodes MALTMPKIFVPAGSGGQDAGGIAAWAREAEASGVDGVFVGDHVTFYGSGSDGLTRLAMFAAVTERLALQTCVYLLALRHPTPVALQCAMIDQESQGRLILGVGIGGEDPNEWWACGIDPKTRARRTDESMQILRSLWTQEETTFEGKYFQLKGVRMRPKPHRPTGVTLQVGGRSDAALRRAGRYGDGWTGIWVSTRRFTEAGEKMSAAAAEAGRGDISFPRGMQFWTAVDGDRSVARAKVAGAMQAFYRIPFEQFERYTPFGTPEEIAEFIAPYVEAGCEWVNFVIADEPEVTLQRALALREALQKLCG; translated from the coding sequence ATGGCGCTGACGATGCCGAAAATCTTCGTGCCCGCGGGGTCGGGCGGGCAGGACGCGGGAGGGATCGCGGCGTGGGCGCGCGAGGCCGAGGCGTCGGGCGTCGACGGCGTGTTCGTCGGCGACCACGTGACGTTCTACGGCTCCGGCAGCGACGGGTTGACGCGACTGGCGATGTTCGCCGCCGTGACGGAGCGGCTTGCGCTGCAAACATGCGTGTACCTGCTCGCGCTGCGGCATCCGACGCCGGTCGCGCTCCAGTGCGCGATGATCGACCAGGAGTCGCAGGGACGGCTGATCCTCGGAGTCGGCATTGGCGGTGAGGATCCGAACGAATGGTGGGCGTGCGGCATCGATCCGAAGACGCGCGCGCGGCGGACGGACGAATCGATGCAGATCCTGCGCAGCCTGTGGACGCAAGAAGAAACGACGTTCGAAGGCAAGTACTTTCAGCTCAAGGGCGTGCGCATGCGGCCGAAACCGCACCGCCCTACCGGCGTGACGCTGCAGGTGGGCGGCCGCTCCGACGCGGCGCTGCGTCGCGCGGGGCGCTACGGCGACGGCTGGACCGGCATCTGGGTGTCGACGCGGCGTTTCACAGAGGCGGGCGAGAAGATGAGCGCGGCCGCCGCGGAAGCCGGACGCGGTGATATCTCGTTTCCACGCGGTATGCAGTTCTGGACGGCTGTCGACGGCGACAGGTCCGTCGCGCGCGCCAAAGTCGCCGGCGCCATGCAGGCGTTCTACCGCATCCCGTTCGAGCAGTTCGAGCGCTACACGCCGTTCGGGACGCCGGAGGAGATCGCCGAGTTCATCGCGCCGTACGTCGAGGCGGGCTGCGAGTGGGTGAACTTCGTCATCGCCGATGAGCCGGAGGTGACGCTGCAGCGCGCGCTCGCCCTGCGCGAGGCGCTGCAGAAGC